One genomic window of Magnolia sinica isolate HGM2019 chromosome 3, MsV1, whole genome shotgun sequence includes the following:
- the LOC131240494 gene encoding glycine-rich cell wall structural protein-like isoform X3, protein MNLKGLSHVKISHCLRIKCSSSELRTSEAIPLSLQQYKMTRGARRRLLLLSLFCFNVLVLARDIAKVAEKDGVAGDEKFFGFGKGGWFGGGFGGGLGGGHGLGGNEGIGRGFVKGGGIGGGFGKGGGIGKGGGVGGGIRKGGGLGGGHEIGGGHGKGGGIGKGGGIGKGGGLGGGGGFGKGGGVGGGIGKGGGVGGGGGFGKGGGFGGGIGKGGGGGGLGGGGGGGGGGGGGGGGGFGSGGGFGEGGGIGGGFGKGGGIGGGFGKGGGFGGGFGGGSGGGFGGGFGKGGGFGSGVGGGSGGGFGGGYGGGGGGGSGGGSGFGAGGGYGEGGGGGIGKSP, encoded by the exons ATGAATTTAAAGGGTCTCTCTCACGTAAAAATCTCTCATTGTCTCCGTATAAAATGCTCGTCCTCCGAGCTCAGAACATCAGAAGCCATTCCACTGTCACTGCAGCAATACAAGATGACACGTGGCGCTCGGAGAAggcttctccttctttctttattCTGTTTCAATGTTCTCGTTCTTGCTAGAGATATTGCAAAGGTGGCGGAGAAGGACGGCGTTGCTGGTGATGAGAAGTTTTTTGGCTTTGGTAAAGGAGGCTGGTTTGGTGGCGGTTTCGGTGGTGGGCTTGGTGGGGGCCATGGTCTAGGTGGTAATGAAGGAATTGGGCGTGGGTTCGTAAAGGGTGGTGGCATTGGCGGAGGGTTTGGAAAAGGTGGTGGGATTGGTAAGGGTGGTGGTGTCGGAGGAGGAATCCGCAAAGGCGGTGGACTTGGAGGAGGTCATGAAATTGGTGGTGGACATGGTAAGGGTGGTGGAATCGGTAAGGGCGGTGGAATTGGTAAGGGTGGTGGGCTGGGTGGTGGTGGTGGATTTGGCAAAGGTGGTGGAGTCGGTGGTGGAATTGGTAAGGGTGGGGGGGTCG gtggtggtggtggatttGGCAAGGGTGGTGGATTCGGTGGTGGAATTGGTaagggtggtggtggtgggggtTTAGGGGGTGGCGGCGGCGGCGGCGGCGGCGGAGGCGGTGGCGGTGGCGGTGGATTTGGTAGTGGTGGTGGATTTGGAGAGGGAGGTGGAATTGGTGGCGGATTTGGTAAAGGCGGTGGTATTGGTGGTGGATTCGGTAAAGGTGGTGGATTTGGCGGAGGATTTGGAGGCGGCTCTGGAGGTGGTTTTGGTGGTGGGTTCGGCAAAGGTGGTGGTTTTGGAAGTGGAGTTGGAGGAGGTTCTGGAGGTGGGTTCGGTGGTGGATATGGTGGAGGTGGCGGCGGCGGCAGTGGAGGAGGCAGTGGGTTTGGAGCTGGTGGCGGATACGGAGAAGGTGGTGGTGGGGGGATTGGAAAATCTCCTTGA
- the LOC131240494 gene encoding glycine-rich cell wall structural protein-like isoform X1, with the protein MNLKGLSHVKISHCLRIKCSSSELRTSEAIPLSLQQYKMTRGARRRLLLLSLFCFNVLVLARDIAKVAEKDGVAGDEKFFGFGKGGWFGGGFGGGLGGGHGLGGNEGIGRGFVKGGGIGGGFGKGGGIGKGGGVGGGIRKGGGLGGGHEIGGGHGKGGGIGKGGGIGKGGGLGGGGGFGKGGGVGGGIGKGGGVGGGGFGKGGGVGGGIGNGGGLGGGGEFGKGGGVGGGGIGKGGGLGGGGGFGKGGGFGGGIGKGGGGGGLGGGGGGGGGGGGGGGGGFGSGGGFGEGGGIGGGFGKGGGIGGGFGKGGGFGGGFGGGSGGGFGGGFGKGGGFGSGVGGGSGGGFGGGYGGGGGGGSGGGSGFGAGGGYGEGGGGGIGKSP; encoded by the exons ATGAATTTAAAGGGTCTCTCTCACGTAAAAATCTCTCATTGTCTCCGTATAAAATGCTCGTCCTCCGAGCTCAGAACATCAGAAGCCATTCCACTGTCACTGCAGCAATACAAGATGACACGTGGCGCTCGGAGAAggcttctccttctttctttattCTGTTTCAATGTTCTCGTTCTTGCTAGAGATATTGCAAAGGTGGCGGAGAAGGACGGCGTTGCTGGTGATGAGAAGTTTTTTGGCTTTGGTAAAGGAGGCTGGTTTGGTGGCGGTTTCGGTGGTGGGCTTGGTGGGGGCCATGGTCTAGGTGGTAATGAAGGAATTGGGCGTGGGTTCGTAAAGGGTGGTGGCATTGGCGGAGGGTTTGGAAAAGGTGGTGGGATTGGTAAGGGTGGTGGTGTCGGAGGAGGAATCCGCAAAGGCGGTGGACTTGGAGGAGGTCATGAAATTGGTGGTGGACATGGTAAGGGTGGTGGAATCGGTAAGGGCGGTGGAATTGGTAAGGGTGGTGGGCTGGGTGGTGGTGGTGGATTTGGCAAAGGTGGTGGAGTCGGTGGTGGAATTGGTAAGGGTGGGGGGGTCGGTGGTGGTGGATTTGGCAAGGGTGGTGGGGTCGGTGGTGGAATTGGTAACGGTGGTGGGTTAGGTGGTGGTGGTGAATTTGGCAAGGGTGGTGGAGTCGGTGGTGGTGGAATTGGTAAGGGTGGTGGGttag gtggtggtggtggatttGGCAAGGGTGGTGGATTCGGTGGTGGAATTGGTaagggtggtggtggtgggggtTTAGGGGGTGGCGGCGGCGGCGGCGGCGGCGGAGGCGGTGGCGGTGGCGGTGGATTTGGTAGTGGTGGTGGATTTGGAGAGGGAGGTGGAATTGGTGGCGGATTTGGTAAAGGCGGTGGTATTGGTGGTGGATTCGGTAAAGGTGGTGGATTTGGCGGAGGATTTGGAGGCGGCTCTGGAGGTGGTTTTGGTGGTGGGTTCGGCAAAGGTGGTGGTTTTGGAAGTGGAGTTGGAGGAGGTTCTGGAGGTGGGTTCGGTGGTGGATATGGTGGAGGTGGCGGCGGCGGCAGTGGAGGAGGCAGTGGGTTTGGAGCTGGTGGCGGATACGGAGAAGGTGGTGGTGGGGGGATTGGAAAATCTCCTTGA
- the LOC131240494 gene encoding glycine-rich cell wall structural protein-like isoform X2 — protein MNLKGLSHVKISHCLRIKCSSSELRTSEAIPLSLQQYKMTRGARRRLLLLSLFCFNVLVLARDIAKVAEKDGVAGDEKFFGFGKGGWFGGGFGGGLGGGHGLGGNEGIGRGFVKGGGIGGGFGKGGGIGKGGGVGGGIRKGGGLGGGHEIGGGHGKGGGIGKGGGIGKGGGLGGGGGFGKGGGVGGGIGKGGGVGGGGEFGKGGGVGGGGIGKGGGLGGGGGAGGGLGGGGGFGKGGGFGGGIGKGGGGGGLGGGGGGGGGGGGGGGGGFGSGGGFGEGGGIGGGFGKGGGIGGGFGKGGGFGGGFGGGSGGGFGGGFGKGGGFGSGVGGGSGGGFGGGYGGGGGGGSGGGSGFGAGGGYGEGGGGGIGKSP, from the exons ATGAATTTAAAGGGTCTCTCTCACGTAAAAATCTCTCATTGTCTCCGTATAAAATGCTCGTCCTCCGAGCTCAGAACATCAGAAGCCATTCCACTGTCACTGCAGCAATACAAGATGACACGTGGCGCTCGGAGAAggcttctccttctttctttattCTGTTTCAATGTTCTCGTTCTTGCTAGAGATATTGCAAAGGTGGCGGAGAAGGACGGCGTTGCTGGTGATGAGAAGTTTTTTGGCTTTGGTAAAGGAGGCTGGTTTGGTGGCGGTTTCGGTGGTGGGCTTGGTGGGGGCCATGGTCTAGGTGGTAATGAAGGAATTGGGCGTGGGTTCGTAAAGGGTGGTGGCATTGGCGGAGGGTTTGGAAAAGGTGGTGGGATTGGTAAGGGTGGTGGTGTCGGAGGAGGAATCCGCAAAGGCGGTGGACTTGGAGGAGGTCATGAAATTGGTGGTGGACATGGTAAGGGTGGTGGAATCGGTAAGGGCGGTGGAATTGGTAAGGGTGGTGGGCTGGGTGGTGGTGGTGGATTTGGCAAAGGTGGTGGAGTCGGTGGTGGAATTGGTAAGGGTGGGGGGGTCG GTGGTGGTGGTGAATTTGGCAAGGGTGGTGGAGTCGGTGGTGGTGGAATTGGTAAGGGTGGTGGGttaggtggtggtggtggagccGGTGGTGGGttaggtggtggtggtggatttGGCAAGGGTGGTGGATTCGGTGGTGGAATTGGTaagggtggtggtggtgggggtTTAGGGGGTGGCGGCGGCGGCGGCGGCGGCGGAGGCGGTGGCGGTGGCGGTGGATTTGGTAGTGGTGGTGGATTTGGAGAGGGAGGTGGAATTGGTGGCGGATTTGGTAAAGGCGGTGGTATTGGTGGTGGATTCGGTAAAGGTGGTGGATTTGGCGGAGGATTTGGAGGCGGCTCTGGAGGTGGTTTTGGTGGTGGGTTCGGCAAAGGTGGTGGTTTTGGAAGTGGAGTTGGAGGAGGTTCTGGAGGTGGGTTCGGTGGTGGATATGGTGGAGGTGGCGGCGGCGGCAGTGGAGGAGGCAGTGGGTTTGGAGCTGGTGGCGGATACGGAGAAGGTGGTGGTGGGGGGATTGGAAAATCTCCTTGA